The Nocardioides houyundeii genome includes the window CCAGCAGCAGGACCGGACGGTCCTTGCCCTGCCGCGGGTCGTCCTCGTAGGGCACCCAGCCCCACACGACCTCGCCCGGGTCGGGCTGCCCGTCCCTCTCCACGGCGTACTCGACGCGCGGCACCGCGCCCCGGCTCGGCCGCGGGTCAGCCCGTCGCGAGGAGAGCAGGTCGAGGGTGCGGCGCAGGAGGCTCATCTCGAGCACGCTACCCAACGCGCCGAGCACGTCCGGCGCCGGCAGGCGGCGCGAGCGCGCGGGCCGTGGAAGCCGATAGATGGTGATGCGCCGGACCGGGAGCGCCTCTCGGCACGTGGCCGCTCGTGGCGGCTATTTTTGGGACCCGGGGCTGCCGCAGCCCGACGCACCACCGTTGACCATTGTAGTTCGTGGTCCCGCGCGAGAAACAGGTACGGCGCTCCTGGCGGGGCGCGACCGGGCGCTCGGTAAGGTGAGGGGGCCCTGCACCGTGCGACGAGAGTGAGCTTCCCCCATGCCGACCCGCCGTCCGGCCCTGGCACTTGCTGCTGCCTTGACCTTCGCCCTGGTGGCGACCGGGTGCAGCGATCCTGAGGACGGGGCGGCGCCCAAGCCGGATCCCACCACCGCGGCCGCCAGCCCGACCGTGACCCCCTCGCCCACCGACCTCACGCTCGGGGTCTACGGGTCCCCCGAGGAGGCCGAGGCCTGGAAGGACGTGGTGGCGGAGTTCAACGAGTCGTCCGAGACCGGCGAGGTCACCCTGAAGGTGTGGAAGGACAAGGACACCGCGTTCCGCGCGGTACGCCGCGGCGAGGTGCCCGACGTCTTCATGTCCTCCCGCGAGGACCTCGACCACCTCCTCCAGGCCGACATCACCCGGCCGGTCAGCGAGCTGCTCGACGAGCGCGGCGTGGACTTCGGTGACCGGTTCTCCCGGGACGCCGTGCAGTCCTACGGCGTGGATGACGAGCTGCAGTGCATGGCCTACTCCGTCTCCCCGATGGTGCTCTACGTGAACACCAAGCTGGTGGACTTCGCCAAGATGGAGCGCCGCGGCCTGGACGTCCCCGCCCGCTGGGACCGCTGGTCCCTGGCGCAGTTCGCCACCGCGGCGGACTTCGCGGCCCGGCCCCGGCGCGGCACCGCGGGCTTCCACATCGACGCCACCATCGAGGGCCTCGCGCCGTTCATCACCTCCGGCGGCGGGTCGGTGTGGAACGACTCGTCCGAGCCCACCTCCCTGAGCTTCTCCGACGACGCCTCCCGCGCCGCGCTGGAGCAGTCCCTGGCAGTGCTGCGGGACGCCAGCCTGACCCTGACCGAGGAGCAGCTGGCCAGGCACACGCCGTTGGAGTGGTTCAAGCGCGGCAAGCTCGGCATGATCGCCGGCTACCGCGACCTGGTGCCCGAGCTGCGCGCGGTGCGTGGGCTCTGGTTCGACGTGGTCTCGATGCCGACCCTGGAGACCAGCAGCACCTCCGGTGACGTCACCGGCCTGTGCATGTCGGCCAAGACCGAGGACGCCGCCGCCGCCGCGGACCTGATCGCCTACCTGGTCGGCGACGGCCCGGTGGAGCAGGTCACCGCTGCCGGGTCGATGGTGCCGGCGAACCTGTCGGTGGCCGGCTCCGACGCCTTCCTGCAGCGCGGTCGTCAGCCGATCCACTCCCGCATCTTCAACATCGCGGTGCGCGGCATGGTGATCCCGCCGCTGGTCGAGTCCTGGGACGAGCTCGAGGACGCGGTCGCGCCGCAGCTCCAGGAGCTGCTGACCGCGCCCGGCGAGCTCGACCTGGACGCGGTGACGGAGCAGGTCGACGAGGCGTCGCGCACGGTGCTGGAGCGCGAGGACGCCGAGGAGACCGAGGCCCCGGCGGAGCAGTGACGGCGGGGGCCTACTCCGCGTCGGCGTCGGCCGGGTCTCCGAGCAGGCCGAGGTCGTCGGGCTCCTCCTCGACCGGCTGGTCGCCCACCAGCACGGCGTCCACCAGCGGCGGGGTGACCAGCTCGACCTGCCACGGGCGGGCGCCGTACGAGCGCAGCTGCTCGGCCAGCTGATCGGCCAGCTCCTGCTCGTCCCGGGTCGCGGGCGGGGCCCACATGGCGCGCCGCACGTAGTCGGGGGTGATGAGGTTCTCCACCGGCAGGTGGTTGGCCTCGGCGAGCGCCAGGGTCGCCGCGCGGGCCGCCTTGAAGCGCCGGTCCGCGGCGGGCTCCCGCTCGGCCCAGGTGCGCGGGTGGGGCGGTCCGTCGCCGCGCGGCGAGCGCTGCGGCAGCTGGTCCTCGGGCAGCTGGGCCGCCTCGGCCAGGGCAGCGGTCCAGCGAGAGGCGTACCGCTCGGCGCCGCGCCCGTGGAAGCCCCGGGTCGCCAGCAGGGCGCCGCGGTCGGTCGGCATCGCGGTGGCGGCGGCGATGATCGCGGCGTCGGGGATGATGCGGCCCGGCGTCACGTCACGCTGGCGCGCCAGGTCGTCCCGGGTCTCCCACAGGGCGCGGACCGCGGCCAGCTGGCGGCGGCCGCGCAGCCGCTGCATCCCGGAGGTACGGCGCCACGGCTCCACCCGGACCGCGGGCTGGAAGTCCAGCAGGTGGGTGAACTCCTGGCGCGCCCACTCGTCCTTGCCCTGCTCGACGAGCTCGGCGGCCATGTGGTCGCGCAGGTCGACGAGCACCTCGACGTCCAGGGCGGCGTACTCCAGCCAGGGGCGGGGGAGCGGGCGGGTGGACCAGTCGGCGGCGGAGTGCTCCTTGCGCATCCGCAGGCCCACGATCTCCTCGACCAGCGTCGCCAGGCCGACCCGGTGGTAGCCGAGCAGTCGACCCGCCAGCTCGGTGTCGAAGATCGACGTGGGCGTCAGGCCGACCTCGCGCAGGCAGGGCAGGTCCTGGGTGGCCGCGTGCAGGATCCACTCCTCGGTGCCCAGGGCCTCGGCGAGCTCCGGCAGGTCGGAGCCGAAGGGGATGGGGTCGATGAGCCAGGTCCCGGAGTCGCCGCGGCGCAGCTGGATCAGGTACGCCCGGCTGGAGTAGCGGTAGCCCGAGGCCCGCTCGGCGTCGATCGCCACCGGCCCGGTCGCCGCGGCGAGCGCCGCGCAGGCCTTGGCCAGTGCTGCGGGGGTGTCCACGATGTCGGGGATGCCGCCACTGAGGGTGAGCAGGGGGACGGGGGGCGCCGGCTCGGCGTCACCCTCCGGTGAGGCGCCGGTGGTCAGGGCCTCGTCGTCGGGGGTTGAGGTCATCAGACGCCGACGCCTCGCTGCCCTCGTCGGCTGGGGATCGCGGTCACGCCCGGGGGCAGCGGCGGCAGTCCGGCCGCGGTGCAGAGCAGCTCGCCCCAGGCCTCGACGTGCGGGGTGATGTCCAGCGTGCCCTCGCTGTCGGCGGCCACCGGGGTCCACGAGGCGCGGATCTCGATCTGGGCCGTGCCCTCGTCGTCCGACATCTGGCCGAAGCTCTCCGAGGCGACCCGGGTGACGGTGCCGGAGGCAGCGGTGAAGGCGGCGCCGTGGGCGCCCAGCGCCTCGGTCAGCCAGCTCCAGCCGACCTCGCCGAGCAGCGGGTCGGTGATCAGCTCGGGGTCGATCTCCGCGCGGGCGTAGGCCACGCAGCGGAAGGTGCCGTCCCAGGCGTCGTTGCCGGCGGGGTCGTGGAGCAGGATGATCCGTCCGGTGCCGAGCTCCAGGTCGTCGACGGTGACGTCGGCGGTCAGGGCGCTGGAGTGCGGGGCGATGCGCTGCGGCGCCGGCATCTCCTCGCAGAAGATCTCCGGACGCAGGACGGCTGCGGCCATCGCCCGAACGGCCTCGCGGAACTCCGCGGGCACTTCCTCCGCACCCCGTTCGGGATACGTCTCAGAGTGGACGACCATGGACGCAGCCTACGTCGGAAGGCGCAATCCGCGATGTGCCAACACGCCGCCTGACCTGCGATGATCGCCGGGTGAGTCCTTCGCCAGCCGCCGCGGACAGCGCCTTCCTCAAGGCCGCACGCGGAGAGCCCGTCCCGCACACCCCCGTCTGGTTCATGCGTCAGGCCGGTCGTTCCCTGCCCGAGTACCTCAAGGTGCGCGAGGGCGTGGGCATGCTGGAGTCGTGCATGGACCCCGACCTGGTCGTCGAGATCACCATGCAGCCCGTCCGCCGGTACGGCGTGGACGCCGCCATCTTCTTCTCCGACATCGTGCTGCCGCTCAAGGCCGTCGGTGTCGACCTCGACATCGTCCCGGGCGTCGGCCCCGTGGTCGCCTCGCCGGTCCGCACCCTGCAGGACGTGGCGGCCATCCCCGACCTCACCCCCGACCACGTCGGCTTCATCACCGAAGCGGTCCGGGGCCTGGTCGGCGAGCTCGGCGCCACCCCGCTGATCGGCTTCGCGGGCGCCCCGTTCACCGTCGCGTCGTACCTGGTCGAGGGCGGCCCGTCGAAGGAGCACGCCAAGACCAAGGCCATGATGTTCGGCGCCCCCGAGGTCTGGGACGCGCTGATGCGCAAGATCGCCGGCATCGCCAGTGCCTACCTGCAGGTGCAGGTGGAGGCGGGCGCCTCCGCGGTGCAGCTGTTCGACTCCTGGGCGGGCGCCCTGACCCCGGCCGACTACGCCGAGCACGTGATGCCGCACTCCGCGCGCGTGCTCGCCGACGCCGGGGCGCTCGGCGTGCCCCGCATCCACTTCGGCGTGGGCACCACCAACCTGCTGGGACTGATGGGGGAGGCCGGTGCCGACGTGGTGGGCATCGACTGGCGCACCCCGCTCGAGCGGGGCATCGAGCTCGTCGGGGACCACGCGGTGCAGGGCAACCTGGACCCGACGCTGGTCTTCGCCCCGACCGAGGTGATGACGGCCCGCGCCGCGCAGGTCATCGAGGCGGGCCGGGCGGCCAGGGGGCACATCTTCAACCTGGGGCACGGGGTCATCCCCTCGACCGACCCCGACCAGCTGGCGCGCCTGACCGAGTTCGTCCAGGGCTACCCGCTCAGCTGAGCGGCTGCGCCGGCGGCTCGGCCGCGCTTCGTCCGCTGCGCGGGCCGCGGCGCGCCACCCACCACAGCGGCAGTCCGAGCGCCAGCGCGACGACGGCCCAGGGCAGCAGCAGCCCGGCCAGGGTGGCCAGCGCCACGGCCGCCGCGCTCAGGCCGTCCCAGCCCGACGCCAGGCCGCTGAGGAAGCCCGACTCCTCGGTCTCGGGTTTGGCGCCGGCCGCCGTCCGCTCCACGTGCACGGTGATGGTGGACATCGAGGTCTGGTCCGCCAGCCAGGCCCGCTGCTGCTTGAGCGAGTCGAGGTCGGACTGGCGCCGGGTCAGCTCGGACTCGATCGAGACGATGTCGGCGATCCGGTCGGCGCGGTCCAGGAGCACCTCGATCCGCCGCAGGCTCCGTTCCTGGGCCCGGATCCGGGCCTCGTTGTCGATGACCTGGGTGGTCACGTCCTCGGTGTCCCGCTCGGTGGAGTCGAGCTCGCCGATCTCCTCGAGCCGGGTGATCGCGTCGGCGAACCTGGCGGTCGGCACCCGGAGCACCAGCCGGGTCCAGACGAGATCGCCGTCGCTGGAGTCGGCCTCCTCGTCGGCCACCTCGCCGCGCAGCGCGTCCGCGACCTGCTGGACGTCGTTGCGCGCGGCGCGCACGTCATCGCTGTGCAGGGCGACGGTGGCGGTGGCGATCACGGCGCGCTCGGCGACCGTCGTACGGGCGGGGGCGGCAGCGGCGCGGGCGCCGGGCCCGGCGTCGGCGTCCGCCGCAGAGGTGCCCGCGCCGGCGTCGACTTCCTGGGCAGCCGAGTCGGCGGTCGAGTGGACGGCGTCCTGGTCGCTGGACGAGCACCCGCCCAGCGCAGCGAGGGAGGCCAGGAGCGCAAGTGCGGCGGCGGTGCGGATTCGTCGGGTCATGGCCCTACGACGCCGGCCGTCCCGGGTCGGTTCCGCCGGCCTCAGCCGGGTGGCCCGGTCACCGCACGGGCGCGTGTGGTCAGGGCGTCGCGCAGGTGCCGTACGTGCGGCGCGATCCGAGGCGTCCGGCGCATCCGCAGCGCCAGGGAGACGGTGGTGTCCAGGCCGGTGACGGGACGCTGGACGATGACGCCGGCCCGCTCCAGCGGGTCGCCCGCCACGCTGAAGGCAGGGAGCACGGTGAGGCCGGCGCCGTCGGCGACCATGGCCTTGCCGAGCTCGGCGCCGTCGGTGCTGGTCAGGACCCGGGGCCAGGTGTCACCGAAGAGGCGGACCGCCAGCCGGTGCATCAGGTAGCCCTCGCGCATCGCGACGAACGGCTCGGCCCGCAGGTCGGCCACGTCCACGCTCGCCCGGCCGGCCAGCGGGTGGTCGTGCGGCAGCACCGCGACCGTCGGCCCCGCCAGCAGCGGTACGTCGTACAGCCCGGCGGGCGGGTCGTCACCCTCGAGCACGTTGACCAGTCCCAGGTCCAGGCTGCCGTCCAGCAGGCCGGCGTCGATGGGGTCCTGACGGGTGTTGACCACCTCGACGCGGGTGTCGGGATGCTCGGCGGACAGGTCCCGCAGCGCGGGGGTGAGCAGGGTCGAGGTGGCGGTGCCGACCGTGCCGAGGCGGAGCACCCGGTTGGCCTGGGTGCGGTCCCCGGCGGCCTCGCGCAGTCGCGCCACGGACTCCAGCACCGCCTCGAGGTGGGGGAGGAGCTCCAAGCCCTCCCGGGAGATCCGGGCGCCGGAGCGCCGGCGGTCGAGCAGCACCACCCCGAGCTCGGACTCGAGCCGGGTGATGGCCTCCGACAGTGCGGGCTGGGAGAGGTGGACGCTCTCGCTGGCGCGCCGCAGCGACCCGTGGCGGGTGACGGCCACGACGTACTCGAGCTGCTCGACACGCATGGCGGGAATCTACACTGACTTGGCTTAGTTAATAGGGTTTCCCTGTCACCCGCTCGGCAGAACCGTGGTCCGGACCCCCGCTCCGGCCTTGGCGCCGACACGGTCAGCGCGTAATGTCCAGCAAACTAATAGACTTACTTTCCACCGCTGGGCGCTACGCCCCGAGGGCGTCCTGCCCCAACCACGACTCAGCTCTAGAGAAGACGAGGAAGCTCATGTCGTTGAAGTTCCACTGGTTCCTGCCCACCAACGGTGGCGACGGTCGGCAGGTCGTCGGCGGCGGTCACGGCGTCGACGCCCAGGGCTCCCAGCGCCCCGCCTCGGTGCCCTACCTGGGCCAGATCGCCCGGAGCGCGGAGCAGCTCGGCTTCGAGGCGGCGCTCACCCCGACCGGCGCGTGGTGCGAGGACGCCTGGGTCTCCACCGCGATGCTCAGCACCCTCTCGGAGCGGCTGAAGTTCCTGGTCGCCTTCCGCCCCGGCCTGGTGGCGCCGTTCCTGGGCGCCCAGATGGCCGGGACCTTCCAGAACCTCTCCGGGGGACGGCTGGCGCTCAACGTCGTCGTCGGCGGCGAGGACCACGAGCAGCGGATGTTCGGCGACTTCTCCACCAAGGAGGAGCGCTACGAGTCCGCCGGGGAGTTCCTGCACATCGTCAGGGCCCTTTGGAGCGGCGAGAAGGTCACCTTCCACGGCCGTCACCACTCGGTGGAGGACGCGGTGCTCGCCCAGATTCCCGACCCCATCCCCGAGATCTACTTCGGTGGCTCCTCGCCGGCGGCCGGCGTGGTCGCTGCCAAGTACTGCGACGTCTACCTGACCTGGGGCGAGCCGCCGGCCGCGGTGGCGAAGAAGGTCGCCTGGATCCGCGAGCTGGCCGAGAAGGAGGGCCGCGAGGTCCGCTTCGGCGTCCGCCTGCACACCATCGCCCGCGACACCCGCGAGGAGGCCTGGGCCGAGGCCGACCGTCTGCTGGACGGCATCAGCGAGGAGCAGATCGCCAAGGTGCAGGCCGGTCTGGCCCGCAGCGGGTCCGAGGGGCAGCGCCGGATGCTGGAGCTCAACAAGGGCAGCAAGGACGGCCTGGAGATCCACCCCGGGCTGTGGGCCGGGGTCGGCCTGGTCCGCGGCGGCGCCGGCACCGCCCTGGTGGGCAGCCACTCCGAGGTGGCCGACCTGGTCGAGGAGTACGCCGCGGTGGGCATCGAGGAGTTCGTGCTCTCGGCGTACCCCCACCTGGAGGGCGCCTACTGGTTCGGTGAGGGCGTGCTGCCCGAGCTGGCTCGTCGCGGGCTGTGGCAGCACCCGGCCCCGGTCGTCGACCGGGCCTCGGTGCCCTTCGGGGCGGCGGCCTCGTGAGCGCCCCTGCCGGGACCTCTGCCGAGCGCCCTGTCGAGACCGGCGCGGCGTTCGCCCTCGACCCGCGTGCGCTGCGGGACGTCTTCGGGGCCTTCCCGTCCGGGGTGGTCGCGGTCGCCGGCCGCGTGGGCGGCCAGCTGATCGGGCTGGCGGCCAGCTCGTTCACCTCCGTCAGCCTCGACCCGCCGCTGGTCTCCTTCTCGGTGGCGCGGACCAGCAACACCTGGCCCGCCCTGCGTGAGGCGGGACAGCTGGGGATCAGCGTGCTGGCCGACCACCACGACGTGCTGTGCCGCCAGCTCGCCGGGCCGGCGGACCGGCGGTTCGACGACCTCGCGCTGCGCACCAGCCCGGGCGGAGCGGTGCTGCTGGAGGAGGCGGTGGCCACGCTGACCTGCTCGCTGCACGCCGAGATCGAGGCCGGGGACCACACGATCGTGCTGCTGGCGGTGCACGAGGTGCGTGCCGAGCCCGAGCGGGCCCCGCTGGTCTTCCACCGCAGCGGCTTCAAGCGGCTGCACCGCGACGACCTGGACCCCAGCAGCCTCGACGGCCGGATCAACGGCGAGCCGGTGCGGTCCGAGGACGACGGCGACCTGCCCACCGAGCGCGCGGCGGTCGCGGTCTGACAGATTGGGACCATGGAGACACAGGAGCCTCTGGACGTGGTGGTGGTCGGGGCCGGCGTGGCCGGCCTGGCCGCCGCGCACCGCCTCGCCGCGACCGGACGACGCGTCCTGGTCCTGGAGGGCTCGCCGGAGGTGGGAGGCAAGCTGCGCCGAGCGTCGGTCGCCGGTGTCAGGGTCGACGTCGGCGCGGAGGCGATGCTCAACCGGCGCCCCGAAGGGGTGGACCTGGCCCGGGTGGTCGGGCTGCCGATCGAGCACCCCACCACCGCCTCGTCCCGGATCTGGACCCGCGGCGCCCTGCGTCCCCTGCCGCGCTCGCTGATGGGGGTGCCGCTGGACCTCGCGGCGCTCGAGGCGTCCGGGGTGCTCTCGCCCGCCGGCCTGCTCCGGGCCCGGCAGGAGCCCGAGGTGCCCCCGCTCCAGCTCCTCGAGGAGGACATCTCCGTCGGCGACCTGGTCGCCGAGCGCTTCGGCGACGAGGTCGTGGACCGGCTGGTGGAGCCCCTGCTCGGCGGCGTGTACGCCGGCAACGCCCGCCGCATCTCGGCCCGCGCGTCGGTGCCGCAGCTGGTCGCCCTCGCCCAGCGCGGGTCGGTGCTGGAGCAGGCCCCTGCCGTCCCCACCACCTACGACCTTCCCGTCTTCGCCGGCATCCCCGGCGGCATGGGCCAGCTGCCCGAGGCCCTGGCCCGCAACCTGGACGTGCGCACCGGCGCCACCGTGCGGGAGCTGCACCGCCACCCCGACGGGTTCGCGCTCACCGTGGGGCCCACCACCGCCCCGGAGCAGATCGTGGCCACCGCGGTGCTGCTGGCCACCCCCGCGGCCGCCACCTCGCGGCTGCTCGCCGAGGTCGCCCCCGGAGCCTCGATCGAGCTGGCGCCCATCGAGTACGCCTCGATGGCCGTGGTCACCTTCGCCTTCCGGCTGGCCGACGTCGCCGTGCTCGAGGCCAGCGGGTCCTCGGGGTTCCTGGTGCCGCCGGTCGACGGCCGCCGGATCAAGGCCTCCACCTTCTCCTTCGCCAAGTGGGGCTGGGTGCGTGCCGCCGGCGCCGAGCAGGACGTGGTCCACCTGCGGACCTCGCTGGGCCGCCACGGCGAGGAGACCGCGCTGCAGGCCAGTGACGAGGAGCTGGTGTCGTGGTCGCTCGCCGACCTCGCCGAGGCCACCGGCTGCACCGCGGTCCCGGTCGACGTGCACGTGCAGCGCTGGGGCGGGGGACTGCCGCAGTACGCCCCAGGACACCTGGGGCGGGTGGCGCGGGTCCGGGCAGCGCTGCCGCCGGACCTCGCGGTGGCCGGTGCGGCGTACGACGGGGTGGGCATCCCGGCGGTCATCGGCTCCGCGCTCCGGGCCGTCGATGCGCTGCCGGCGGCGCAGCCCTAGTCGGGTGCTGGTGTGCTCGGTCACACGGGCACAATGGGGCGCATGAGCGACGCCACCGAGACCACCCCCACGAACGCCTCCCGGATCAAGGACCTCAACGACTCGATCCGCTACACGATGTGGTCGGTGTTCAAGCTGCGCGACCTGATCGGCGACGCCGACCGCGCCGCCGAGGCGGCCGAGGTCGAGGAGCTCTTCGCCAAGCTCGCCGCCGACGACGTGGTGATCCGCGGCACCTACGACGTCAGCGGGCTGCGCGCCGACGCCGACGTCATGATTTGGTGGCACGCCGAGGACAGCCAGCAGCTGCAGGCGGCCTACAACGCGTTCCGCCGTACGGTGTTCGGCCGCCGCCTGGAGCCGGTCTGGTCGCAGATGGCGCTGCACCGGCCGGCGGAGTTCAACAAGTCCCACATCCCGGCGTTCCTGGCCGACGAGACCCCCCGGGCGCACGTGTGCGTCTACCCGTTCGTCCGGTCCTACGAGTGGTACCTGCTGGAGGACTCGGAGCGCCGCACCATGCTCGCCGACCACGGCAAGATGGCGCGCGACTTCGTCGACGTGCGCGCCAACACCGTGGCCAGCTTCGCGCTCGGCGACTACGAGTGGATGCTCGCCTTCGAGGCCGACGAGCTCTACCGGATCGTGGACCTGATGCGGCACCTGCGCGGCTCCGAGGCGCGCCGCCACGTGCGCGAGGAGGTCCCGTTCTACACCGGCTCCCGGGCCAGCGTCGCCGAGCTCCTCGACCGCCTGCCCTGAACCCTGGCTGAAGCGGGAACCACCGCCCGGCGGCACGCGTCGAACAGGGCATGAGGACCCTGAGGCTCGTCGCGGCCCTGCTGAGCCCTGCGCTGCTGCTGGCCTGCGGCACCGGCACCGGCACCGGGGACGGGGACGGGGACGGCGCCGCGAGTGATCCGGGTCCCGCCACGTCTGCGCCGTCGAGCCCCGTGCCGGCCGCCACCGGCCGCGTCAGCACGCCGCAGCTGGCGCTGGTGATGGACACCGGCCGACCCGAGCTCTGCCTGGGGCCGGTGGCGCAGTCCTGGCCGCCGCAGTGCCGCGGTCTGCCGCTGGCGGGCTGGCGGTGGTCGAAGCATCCCGAGCACGAGGAGCAGGACGGCGCCCGGTGGGGCAGCTTCGCGGTCACCGGGACCTGGGACGGGGAGAGGTTCACCGTCCAGGAGGCGGTCCCCGCCGCCCGGTACGACGTACCTGGCGCGGAGCCGACCGCCACCTCGACCCCCGGCTCCACGGTGCGGCCCTCGTTGTCCCCGGACGAGCTCGCGGTGGTCGCCGAGGAGTCGGCGCTGCTGCCCGGCTGGCGCTCCGCCGCAGTGGTCGACTCACAGGTCCTGGTCGACGTGGTCTACGACGACGGCTCGCTCCAGGAGTGGGCCGATCAGCGCTGGGGTCGGGGTGTCGTGGTCCTCCTGCCCCTGCTGAGCGGCGATCGTGCGCCATGATCGGGTCCATGACGCGATCGCAGCTGCGAAGCACCGCGGCGCTGGGCCTGGCCGGCCTGGTCCTGGGGCTGGCAGCGTGCGGCACCAGCGACGGGGCCGGGGGCGGCGCGCCGCCGCCGAGCGGCTCGACGGCGATGCCGGAGTCGGTCCCGGCCGCCGAGGGAGTCGTCACCACCGACGGGCTGGTCACCGTGCTGGACGAGGGACGGGCCGAGGGCGGGCCGCGGCTGTGCCTGGGGCCGGTCGCCCGGTCGCTCCCTCCGCAGTGCGAGGGCGTCGCGCTGGCGGGCTGGAGCTGGTCCGAGCACTCCGAGCACCAGCGGCGCGCCGGGGTGCGCTGGGGCGACTTCGCGCTGACCGGGACCTTCGACGGGTCCACCTTCACCGTCACCGAGGCGGTCCCCGCCGCGGTGTACGACGAGCCGCCGGGCGAGGAGACCGACCTCGAGACGCCGTGCCCGGAGCCCGCGGACGGCTGGAAGGTCGTCGACGCCGCGAAGGTGAGCAGCGCCGCGCTGGACGAGACGCTGCGGGTCGCCGGACAGCTGCCCGGGTACGCCGACTCCTGGCTGGACCCGGCGCCGGCCGCGGAGGCCGAC containing:
- the hemQ gene encoding hydrogen peroxide-dependent heme synthase, with the translated sequence MSDATETTPTNASRIKDLNDSIRYTMWSVFKLRDLIGDADRAAEAAEVEELFAKLAADDVVIRGTYDVSGLRADADVMIWWHAEDSQQLQAAYNAFRRTVFGRRLEPVWSQMALHRPAEFNKSHIPAFLADETPRAHVCVYPFVRSYEWYLLEDSERRTMLADHGKMARDFVDVRANTVASFALGDYEWMLAFEADELYRIVDLMRHLRGSEARRHVREEVPFYTGSRASVAELLDRLP